From the Thermoanaerobacterales bacterium genome, one window contains:
- the folB gene encoding dihydroneopterin aldolase, protein MDSIILEGMQFYTYHGVDEAEQALGQPLTVDVEMALDLGPAGREDDLSRTVDYAAVYTLVREAATGRRRRLLEAVAEDVARLVLDGFAPVQRVRVRVTKPRPPIPGPLAAASVEIVRERRGGEGE, encoded by the coding sequence ATGGATAGTATTATCCTCGAGGGCATGCAGTTCTACACCTACCATGGCGTGGATGAGGCGGAGCAGGCCCTCGGCCAGCCGTTGACGGTGGACGTGGAGATGGCGCTCGACCTGGGCCCCGCCGGCAGGGAGGACGACCTCTCCCGGACCGTCGACTACGCGGCGGTCTACACCCTGGTGCGCGAGGCCGCCACGGGCCGCCGCCGGAGGCTCCTGGAGGCCGTGGCCGAGGACGTGGCGCGCCTGGTCCTGGACGGGTTCGCGCCGGTGCAGCGCGTGCGGGTCCGTGTCACAAAACCGCGGCCGCCGATCCCCGGGCCGCTGGCCGCGGCGAGCGTCGAAATCGTCCGGGAACGCCGGGGCGGGGAGGGAGAATAA
- the folK gene encoding 2-amino-4-hydroxy-6-hydroxymethyldihydropteridine diphosphokinase produces MALAYIGLGTNLGDRRANLDRALALLDAAPGVRVSRVASIYETAPVGYTAQPDFLNTVAEVETALAPADLLAVMQRIEDELGRVRTVRWGPRTIDLDLLLYDDLTLDNPALTVPHPRMAERAFVLVPLAELIPDRILSDRAVRDLAREREKDTGIVIAP; encoded by the coding sequence GTGGCCCTGGCTTATATCGGCCTGGGGACCAACCTGGGCGACCGCCGGGCGAACCTGGACCGCGCTCTGGCCTTGCTTGACGCTGCTCCGGGTGTCCGTGTAAGCCGCGTGGCCTCCATCTATGAGACGGCCCCCGTGGGCTATACCGCGCAGCCCGACTTCCTGAACACGGTGGCCGAGGTGGAGACCGCCCTGGCCCCCGCGGACCTTCTGGCCGTTATGCAGCGCATCGAGGATGAACTCGGCCGCGTCCGTACCGTCCGCTGGGGGCCGCGGACCATCGACCTCGACCTGCTCCTTTACGATGACCTCACACTCGATAACCCCGCGCTGACCGTTCCCCACCCCCGCATGGCGGAACGGGCATTCGTCCTCGTCCCTCTCGCCGAACTGATTCCCGACCGCATCTTGAGCGACCGGGCGGTGCGCGATCTGGCGCGGGAACGGGAAAAAGACACCGGCATTGTTATAGCGCCGTAG